ATGAACCGTCGTGTTTATGCCATCATCACTGGTGACAAAACAATGACTGTTGAACAAACTAAAGATATGGTTGTTCAGTAAATAGTATTGAACCGATTGTTTTACTAAATATATAGTTACAAAAAAAGTCACCTAATGGGTGGCTTTTTTTTATTTATGGATTGAGAAAAGCAAGTTATTACATAAATTTGTGAAGCAATAATGTTATACTAGCTGCCCAAACATTCTGTAAATTGACAGAATGTACATTAGCATAGCTATCTGTATGATGAATTTATCAGTGTAGATACTTGATTATATTGAAATTATTTGATTAACCGCATCTATTGTGCAGTCTTCCAAAAGTAAGTACTCAATATCTATCTGGTTGATGGTAAAAGTTTATCCAGCGGCGCTTATTGCTACTGCATTTTTTTAAGACGAAACGAGCATTTTATATGGCGAACGATATCAAACACCTGCGTAACATTGCAATTATTGCCCACGTTGACCACGGTAAAACAACTTTGGTTGATAAGTTATTACATCAGTCTGGTACTTTTGGCGACCGTGCAAACATTGCTGAACGTGCAATGGATTCAGGCGATATTGAGCAAGAACGTGGTATTACCATTTTGGCTAAAAATACAGCCATCCGCTGGACAGATAAGACTGATGATACTGAATATCGTATCAACATTGTTGACACCCCAGGTCACGCCGACTTTGGTGGTGAAGTTGAGCGTGTAATGTCTATGGTTGACTGCGTGCTTCTAGTCGTTGATGCGGTTGATGGCCCAATGCCACAGACCCGTTTTGTGACGCAAAAAGCGTTCGAGCAAGGTCTAAAACCTATCGTTGTCATCAATAAAATTGACCGTCCTGGCTCGCGCCCTGACTGGGTAATGGATCAAATCTTTGATCTTTTTGATAACTTGGGTGCAACTGATGAACAGCTTGATTTCCCAGTTGTTTATGCCTCAGCATTGAATGGTATTGCAGGTTTGCAAGCTGACGATTTGGCTGATGACATGACACCACTTTTCAAAACGATTGTTGATGTGGTTCAGCCTCCTCAAGTTGATGCTGATGCACCGTTCCGTATGCAAATCTCAAGCCTTGATTATAATAGTTTTGTTGGCGTCATCGGCATTGGTCGTATTCAGCGTGGTAAAGTTAAAACCAATACTCAAGTGACTGTAATCGACAAAAATGGCAATACCCGTAATGGCCGTATTTTAAAAATTATGGGTTATCATGGTCTTGATCGTATTGATGTTGAAGATGCACAAGCTGGTGACATCGTTTGTATTACTGGTATTGATTCGCTTAATATCTCAGATACGATTTGTGATCCTAGTGCTGTCGAAGCATTACCAGCATTGACCGTTGATGAACCTACCGTTTCAATGAACTTCCAAGTAAATAACTCACCTTTTGCTGGTCGTGATGGCAAGTTTGTGACCTCGCGTAATATCCGTGAGCGTCTTGAGCGTGAATTGATTCATAACGTAGCATTACGTGTAGAAGATACAGAATCTCCTGATAAATTCAAAGTATCAGGTCGCGGTGAACTTCATTTATCTGTATTGATCGAAAACATGCGCCGTGAAGGTTTTGAGATGGGTGTTTCAGGCCCAGAAGTTATCGTCAAAGAAGTGGATGGTAAATTACAAGAGCCGTATGAAAACGTTGTTTTCGATATTGAAGATGAGCATCAAGGTTCTATCATGGAGCAGGTTGGCTTGCGTAAAGGCGAGATGACTAATATGGAGCTTGATGGTAAAGGTCGTATGCGTATCGAAGCGACGATGCCTGCCCGTGGTTTGATTGGTTTCCGTTCTGAGTTCTTAACCTTGACTTCAGGTACAGGTATCATGACGTCAAGCTTCTCACATTACGGTCCACAAAAGATCGGTGATGTTGGTGGTCGCTCGAATGGCGTCTTGGTTTCTATGGCAAAAGGTGTTTGCTTAGGTTTCGCGCTATTTAACCTGCAAAAACGTGGTAAATTGTTTGCTGAGCCACAGCTTGAAGTTTACGAAGGTATGATTGTTGGTCTTAACTCACGTAACGATGATATGGCTGTTAACCCAACGACCGCTAAGCAGTTAACCAACGTTCGTGCAAGTGGTACTGATGAAGCATTGACGTTGACTCCAGCAGTCA
This region of Psychrobacter sp. JCM 18902 genomic DNA includes:
- the typA gene encoding translational GTPase TypA yields the protein MANDIKHLRNIAIIAHVDHGKTTLVDKLLHQSGTFGDRANIAERAMDSGDIEQERGITILAKNTAIRWTDKTDDTEYRINIVDTPGHADFGGEVERVMSMVDCVLLVVDAVDGPMPQTRFVTQKAFEQGLKPIVVINKIDRPGSRPDWVMDQIFDLFDNLGATDEQLDFPVVYASALNGIAGLQADDLADDMTPLFKTIVDVVQPPQVDADAPFRMQISSLDYNSFVGVIGIGRIQRGKVKTNTQVTVIDKNGNTRNGRILKIMGYHGLDRIDVEDAQAGDIVCITGIDSLNISDTICDPSAVEALPALTVDEPTVSMNFQVNNSPFAGRDGKFVTSRNIRERLERELIHNVALRVEDTESPDKFKVSGRGELHLSVLIENMRREGFEMGVSGPEVIVKEVDGKLQEPYENVVFDIEDEHQGSIMEQVGLRKGEMTNMELDGKGRMRIEATMPARGLIGFRSEFLTLTSGTGIMTSSFSHYGPQKIGDVGGRSNGVLVSMAKGVCLGFALFNLQKRGKLFAEPQLEVYEGMIVGLNSRNDDMAVNPTTAKQLTNVRASGTDEALTLTPAVKFTLEQALEFIQDDELVEVTPKAIRLRKRYLTESERKRHGRGKKGA